The Hymenobacter sp. GOD-10R genome includes a window with the following:
- a CDS encoding hexameric tyrosine-coordinated heme protein yields the protein MSDLQLVPGNSLLTATPEEGRQLAVKLARLIIKLTQPDDEKRRQQRAIYADNPMMLISICQTVAAEFATIAAANNYWRDRP from the coding sequence ATGTCTGACCTGCAACTTGTACCCGGCAATAGCCTGCTCACGGCTACCCCGGAAGAAGGACGCCAGCTTGCCGTCAAGCTCGCCCGCCTCATCATTAAGCTCACCCAGCCCGACGACGAAAAACGCCGCCAGCAGCGCGCCATCTACGCCGACAACCCGATGATGCTCATCAGCATCTGCCAAACCGTCGCCGCCGAGTTTGCGACCATCGCCGCCGCTAACAACTACTGGCGCGACCGGCCCTAG
- a CDS encoding protoglobin domain-containing protein, translating to METSNIPGYAYGQVGRSPVTLEELELLKQTVLFSDADVAALAQAGQVLAPQTDAVLDVWYGFVGAHPHLLRYFSLHGQPDGDYLARVRARFGQWIADLCTRPYDQAWLDYQHEIGLRHTSTKKNVTDGAAAEPLIHLRYLTAFIVPLTATIKPFLQNDGHTAAEVEAMHAAWFKAVTLTATLWSYPYVKEGQF from the coding sequence ATGGAAACTTCCAACATTCCTGGCTACGCTTACGGTCAAGTCGGGCGCTCCCCGGTCACCCTCGAAGAGCTAGAATTACTTAAGCAAACGGTTCTGTTTTCGGATGCGGATGTGGCGGCACTCGCGCAAGCGGGCCAGGTGCTTGCTCCGCAGACCGATGCCGTTCTCGACGTGTGGTACGGCTTTGTGGGGGCGCACCCGCATCTGCTGCGCTACTTCTCCCTGCACGGGCAACCCGACGGCGACTACCTAGCCCGCGTTCGGGCCCGCTTCGGACAGTGGATTGCCGATCTCTGCACCCGCCCCTACGACCAAGCGTGGCTCGACTACCAGCACGAAATCGGCTTGCGGCACACCAGCACCAAGAAGAACGTGACCGACGGCGCCGCGGCCGAGCCGCTCATTCACCTGCGCTATCTCACTGCGTTCATTGTGCCGCTCACGGCTACCATCAAGCCTTTTCTGCAAAACGATGGGCACACCGCCGCCGAGGTAGAAGCCATGCACGCGGCTTGGTTCAAGGCCGTCACGCTCACGGCTACGCTCTGGTCCTACCCCTACGTCAAAGAGGGTCAATTTTAG
- a CDS encoding DUF2024 family protein, with translation MEVAVYDTYVPKKDGSVMHFDILVSDETASKELVYQFGRQYLAQKGQQGQPLTAKECRFCHIAESAQEIVDVISAQGYYIIEMQGCQ, from the coding sequence ATGGAAGTCGCCGTTTATGACACCTACGTTCCCAAGAAGGACGGCTCAGTAATGCACTTCGACATTTTGGTATCCGACGAAACTGCTAGCAAGGAGCTGGTGTACCAATTTGGCCGCCAGTACCTAGCCCAGAAAGGTCAGCAGGGCCAACCCCTAACCGCCAAGGAATGCCGCTTCTGCCATATTGCAGAGTCTGCTCAGGAAATTGTGGACGTTATCAGTGCCCAAGGGTACTATATAATTGAAATGCAGGGGTGCCAGTAG
- a CDS encoding Rrf2 family transcriptional regulator: MFSKACEYGIRASIYIGQQSTNGRRVGLKDIAAEIGSPEAFTAKVLQQLVRAQLVTSVKGPTGGFELTPEQLRTVTLRQIVVAIDGGAMLQGCALGLPQCSAKQPCPMHYQFLPIRDQLNELLRTHTIGELASKVHDGLGFLKQFS; encoded by the coding sequence ATGTTTTCGAAAGCATGTGAATATGGAATCCGGGCCTCGATCTACATAGGGCAGCAGTCGACCAATGGTCGCCGGGTGGGCCTGAAGGACATTGCTGCCGAAATTGGTTCGCCGGAAGCCTTTACGGCCAAGGTCCTGCAACAGCTAGTGCGCGCCCAACTAGTGACCTCCGTGAAAGGTCCTACCGGCGGCTTTGAGCTCACTCCCGAGCAGTTGCGCACCGTCACGCTCCGCCAGATCGTCGTAGCTATCGACGGTGGAGCGATGCTGCAAGGCTGCGCCCTCGGTTTGCCCCAGTGCTCGGCCAAGCAACCCTGTCCCATGCACTACCAATTCTTGCCCATTCGCGACCAACTCAACGAGTTGTTGCGCACGCACACAATTGGCGAACTGGCGAGCAAAGTGCACGACGGCCTAGGTTTTTTAAAGCAATTCAGTTGA
- the hmpA gene encoding NO-inducible flavohemoprotein, with the protein MTPEQKSLVTATVSTLRAHGVALTSHFYRRMFEHNPELKNVFNMGNQQNGKQQTALAMAVLAYAENIEDPSVLVQAITKIGHKHVSLDIRPEHYAIVGRHLIASIGEVLGEAATPALLDAWTTAYGELARLMSGLESGLYQKAVSQPGGWTGWRPFTVKQKVAESSEITSFYLYPADGGQVADYLPGQYVSLRLFLPELNLFQPRQYSLSSAPNGEYYRISVKKEAGSQHPNGMISNRLHDFVQEGAIVELAAPAGDFTLETTKQTPVVLVSGGVGQTPLLSMLDYLTLTNKSRQVVWVHGSRNEQVHAFREAVADLASCHENVQHHIFYDTLAPGLEREGYYAGIVELQKLNGGTLLPKADYYVCGPMPFIRKQVQDLSRLGVPRESIHFEEFGPATMGV; encoded by the coding sequence ATGACCCCTGAGCAAAAGTCCCTCGTTACCGCTACCGTAAGCACCCTCAGAGCGCACGGCGTAGCCCTCACCAGCCACTTTTACCGCCGGATGTTTGAGCACAACCCCGAGTTGAAGAACGTCTTTAACATGGGCAACCAGCAAAACGGCAAGCAGCAAACGGCCCTAGCCATGGCCGTGCTAGCCTACGCCGAAAACATCGAAGACCCTTCGGTGCTGGTGCAGGCCATCACCAAAATCGGCCACAAGCACGTCAGCCTCGACATTCGCCCTGAGCACTATGCCATTGTGGGCCGGCACCTCATTGCCTCCATTGGCGAGGTGCTGGGCGAAGCGGCCACGCCCGCGCTCCTCGACGCCTGGACTACCGCGTATGGCGAATTAGCTAGGCTGATGAGTGGACTAGAAAGTGGCTTGTACCAAAAAGCGGTCAGTCAGCCGGGAGGCTGGACGGGTTGGCGCCCCTTCACGGTGAAGCAAAAAGTCGCTGAGTCGAGTGAGATTACCTCCTTCTACCTGTATCCTGCCGATGGAGGCCAAGTAGCCGACTATTTGCCCGGCCAGTACGTGAGCCTGCGTCTATTTCTGCCCGAACTGAACCTGTTTCAGCCCCGGCAATACAGCCTCTCCAGTGCGCCAAACGGGGAATATTACCGCATCTCGGTGAAAAAGGAAGCGGGCAGTCAGCACCCCAATGGCATGATCAGCAACCGCCTCCACGACTTTGTGCAGGAAGGCGCCATCGTGGAGCTAGCCGCGCCAGCCGGCGACTTTACCCTGGAGACGACCAAGCAAACACCGGTGGTGCTGGTGAGCGGCGGCGTAGGCCAAACGCCCCTGTTGAGCATGCTCGACTACCTCACGCTGACCAACAAGTCCCGCCAAGTGGTGTGGGTGCACGGCAGCCGCAACGAGCAAGTACACGCTTTTCGGGAGGCGGTAGCCGACCTAGCCTCTTGCCACGAGAACGTACAGCACCATATTTTCTACGACACCCTAGCTCCTGGTCTGGAACGGGAAGGGTACTACGCAGGGATTGTCGAGCTGCAAAAGCTCAATGGCGGTACGCTCCTGCCAAAAGCCGACTACTATGTGTGCGGTCCGATGCCTTTTATTCGCAAGCAGGTGCAGGACCTGTCACGGCTAGGCGTGCCGCGTGAATCCATTCACTTTGAGGAGTTTGGGCCGGCGACAATGGGCGTCTAG
- a CDS encoding MarR family winged helix-turn-helix transcriptional regulator, with product MTADSAASPFDPLQQNNPPDLDHKIVASLERLAGVFRHLLWQEATHSGLSPLQLQVVVFLRFHLPSQCTVSNLAREYHVSRATISDAVKTLAQKSLISRHPDPVDLRSHFLKLTPAGERLADQTSRFAAPLGQPVAGLPTRQKQSLYLSLLTLLYELQAAGTIPVQRMCFSCRHYGWRPGQHFCHLLNIPLEGPQLRIDCPEHDAAL from the coding sequence GTGACTGCTGATTCCGCTGCCAGCCCGTTCGACCCGTTGCAACAGAACAATCCGCCGGACTTGGACCACAAGATTGTGGCCTCGCTCGAACGGCTGGCAGGCGTGTTTCGCCACTTGCTCTGGCAAGAGGCTACTCATAGTGGTTTGAGCCCCTTGCAATTGCAAGTGGTAGTGTTTTTACGCTTTCACCTACCGAGCCAGTGTACGGTGAGTAACCTAGCCCGCGAGTATCACGTGAGCCGCGCCACCATTAGTGATGCAGTCAAGACACTCGCTCAAAAATCCTTGATCAGTCGGCACCCTGATCCGGTCGACCTGCGCAGCCATTTCCTGAAGCTTACCCCCGCCGGCGAGCGGCTGGCCGACCAGACCAGCCGCTTTGCTGCGCCCCTTGGTCAGCCCGTAGCTGGTTTGCCTACCCGACAAAAGCAGAGCCTATATCTGAGCCTGCTCACGCTCCTGTACGAGTTGCAGGCAGCGGGCACCATCCCGGTGCAGCGCATGTGTTTCTCCTGCCGCCACTATGGTTGGAGGCCCGGTCAGCACTTCTGCCATTTGCTCAACATTCCTCTCGAAGGTCCTCAACTACGCATCGATTGCCCCGAGCACGACGCGGCGCTTTAG